The DNA sequence AACACTGACAATGTCACTTaaatctgcagctcccctctTATTTACAGAGCTGTATAGTAAGTTTCAGCTCATTGATTAGCTGTCCATCCCACGACTTTTCTGTTCAGGTTCCCTCTCCCTGCTCTCATACTGTAGTTTTTGATTGCAGtaggaaactgtttttaaagacaaaaagctctaaaaatgtactgtacaatacTTCAAAGTTAAGAGACCTGCGGGTGAACATGGTGGAGCATTAAGCCACTAAAGAGCCAGATTtatccctcaggagttggtggagataAAAAATGGAGCTAAAAGTAGATTAACTCGCGACAACAGCTgccatttcaaacacattttttaacgTTGTAAAACAGatctagttaagtttaggcaacaaaaatacTTACCGTTAGCAAAACATCAGGGATTGGCTTAAATGAGTCACGTAGTACTGTAATTAGATGAATGCATTACGGACATCACTGTATCACAAACTAAGTTCCGTAAAAGTCTTTTTAAagttacttttgtgtttttgtttcacatGGGAACCCGATCTTCtaagtgaaagtcctgtgtttgttggaATTAGGCTCTCTTAATAACTTTCTGTCACCTCACTTCCACGGTTGCTCCTGCGATAATCACAACCACTAGAGGTCAGCGCCTGACAGCAAATGTAAACATTGACCTATATGGTCGTTTTCTGCAAGTGTTTActtcacagtttaaaaaaacagacccGTAGCTTTGTGACTTgaatacacaacaacaacaaaaaactgggGTCACGTTAAAAGCAGATGGGGTTAGGAGGTACCTACCAATgggtaaaaccaggaaaaaaggGAGCCAGCACAGAATGAAGCACCCGACAACAATGCCAAGAGTTTTGGCTGCCTTCTCTTCTCTCGAGAACTTCAGCAGCTTAGGCAGGGAAAAGGTTCCACGTGTATGTGTCGGTGTCCCCTCATCGtcctccttcttctctgtctgAGGAGCACTTCCTCTGTGAATCCTAAGCACCACCCCCTCTGTCTCAATTCCTTCTCCCCTACTGCCCTTCCTGAGGgttttcatctctctcttcgCCACGGTATACACGCTGCAGTACATGGCCAGGATGATGGCCAGAGGTATGTAGAAAGATCCTAGTGCCGAGAACAAAGCATAGCCGGGCTCCTCCGTGATTCGGCACACCGTCTCGTCTTCTGGGTCGGGCTCCTTCCAGCCAAACAGAGGGCCCACGGATATGGCTGCCGAGAGTCCCCAGAGAGCAGCCACTGCTGTCAGGCCTCGCCGCCCCGTGGCCATGGCAGGGTAGCGCAGAGGGTAGCTGACAGCCAGGTAGCGGTCAATAGAGATCACACACAGGCTGAGGATGGAGGCGGTGCAGCAGAGGACGTCCAGAGCGGCCCAGACGCTGCAGAAGGACCGGCCAAACACCCATCTGCCGAGAGCCTCTGAGGTGGCGGAGAAGGGCAAGACGGCGGCGCTGAGCAGCAGGCCTGCCGCCGCCAGGTTGGCAATGAAGTAATGTGTCACAGAGCGCCAGTGGTGGTGGAACAACACTGACAGGATGACCAGGATGTTGCCAAGGATTCCGAACACTACAAACACCAGCAGCACCATCCCCAAAACCACCACCTTGGCTACATCCACCCCTGGGTTGGCGGCAGCGCTGCAGTTGGAACAGCGATCCGTTGCAGAGAAAACACTCGCGTTCTCAGCAGGAACCATTGTTATCTGTTGGGTGC is a window from the Etheostoma cragini isolate CJK2018 chromosome 16, CSU_Ecrag_1.0, whole genome shotgun sequence genome containing:
- the adra1ab gene encoding alpha-1A adrenergic receptor, yielding MVPAENASVFSATDRCSNCSAAANPGVDVAKVVVLGMVLLVFVVFGILGNILVILSVLFHHHWRSVTHYFIANLAAAGLLLSAAVLPFSATSEALGRWVFGRSFCSVWAALDVLCCTASILSLCVISIDRYLAVSYPLRYPAMATGRRGLTAVAALWGLSAAISVGPLFGWKEPDPEDETVCRITEEPGYALFSALGSFYIPLAIILAMYCSVYTVAKREMKTLRKGSRGEGIETEGVVLRIHRGSAPQTEKKEDDEGTPTHTRGTFSLPKLLKFSREEKAAKTLGIVVGCFILCWLPFFLVLPIGSIFPSCKPSETIFKITFWLGYLNSCINPIIYPCFSREFKKAFHNVLRGRCLRTGPLAAKPQGHLSTHTSSPVPQSNTSVHRNTASSWGCCRALSTSSSSVCGPEAQSAQIQSKSLLKVWCLSASRTPVPQNPSSGTSTKVLRLSLSIAGEAV